The sequence ATGGGTCTTGCCAGAAGGTGCAGCAGGCGACCTGGTCAAGGGTCGGGAAGGAGGTCCCCGCGGCCAGAGGACAGCGGTGAAGGGGCTGACGGGAGCCGTGGGGTGCTGGAGGCAGAGGCCGGTGGGACTTGGAGGTCAGGCTGTGCGGACCCAGAGGGAGCCAGCAGACAGGCCAGGGGCTGCAGCCGCCCGGGATGGGCTGAGACGGCGCTGGGGGGTGAcgcgggggtgggggaggggacaggaggccGCCCTCCTCGCGAGCTCTCGCCCCCGCGACCCCGCCAGGCTCTTCTCCAGCTACCCCCAGACCAAGACCTACTTCCCGCACTTCGACCTGCACCCGGGGTCGGCGCAGCTGCGCGCGCACGGCTCCAAGGTGGTGGCCGCGGTGGGCGACGCCGTCAAGAGCATCGACGACATCCCCGGCGCCCTGGCCAAGCTGAGCGAGCTGCACGCCTATGTCCTGCGCGTGGACCCGGTCAACTTCAAGGTGGGCGCGGGGAGGGGGAAGGCCGGGGGGgccggggctggggtgggggtggggcggcgtctcccctctccccccgcAGCGCGCTGAGCCGCCCGCCCGCGTCCCCAGCTGCTGTCGCACTGTCTGCTGGTCACCGTGGCCGCGCGCTTCCCCGCCGACTTCACGGCCGAGGCCCACGCCGCCTGGGACAAGTTCCTGTCGGTCGTGTCCTCCGTCCTGACCGAGAAGTACCGCTGAGCGCTGCCGCCGCGACCCCCAGGACCGGCTGCGAACCCTCCCCTGGCCTTGACTCCTCCCGCAGTTCCTCCCCGGACTCCCCAATAAACGTATGAGATGGAAGACCCCGGGCTGCGTGTCCTCAGTGtcggagggaaggagggaagctgAGGAATGGGTGGGGGGATTCGCGGGACTGCGGTCGACTCTGATGTGACCCTGGGCCTGTAGAACAGTCCGAGGGGGCTCTGGGCAGGTTCTTGACCCTGAGGACCCCAGGGTCACAGCCCG comes from Cynocephalus volans isolate mCynVol1 chromosome 6, mCynVol1.pri, whole genome shotgun sequence and encodes:
- the LOC134380672 gene encoding hemoglobin subunit zeta → MSLTKTERAVIVSMWGKISTQADAIGTETLERLFSSYPQTKTYFPHFDLHPGSAQLRAHGSKVVAAVGDAVKSIDDIPGALAKLSELHAYVLRVDPVNFKLLSHCLLVTVAARFPADFTAEAHAAWDKFLSVVSSVLTEKYR